Proteins encoded in a region of the Phoenix dactylifera cultivar Barhee BC4 chromosome 3, palm_55x_up_171113_PBpolish2nd_filt_p, whole genome shotgun sequence genome:
- the LOC108511663 gene encoding uncharacterized protein LOC108511663 produces the protein MGNSLRCCLACVLPCGALDVVRVVHLNGQVEEYSRQVFAGEILAANPNHVLSKPCSQGVARRILILSPDSELKRGDIYFLIPASSVPEKREKLQKKKKQTETAAIVKPPDQKNYLAEILSETKSGHRRHRSGRVGVWRPHLESIHEDP, from the coding sequence ATGGGCAACAGCCTGAGGTGTTGCTTGGCCTGCGTCCTTCCCTGCGGTGCACTTGACGTCGTCCGAGTTGTCCACCTAAATGGCCAGGTCGAAGAGTACAGCCGCCAAGTCTTTGCAGGCGAGATCTTGGCGGCGAATCCTAATCATGTCTTGAGCAAGCCGTGCTCTCAAGGTGTTGCTCGCCGGATTCTGATACTGTCCCCGGATTCGGAACTCAAACGAGGTGACATTTACTTCCTGATCCCAGCATCATCGGTtccagaaaagagagagaagcttcagaagaagaagaagcaaactGAGACTGCAGCAATTGTTAAGCCACCGGATCAGAAGAACTATTTAGCCGAGATCCTCTCGGAGACGAAGTCCGGCCACCGTCGGCATAGGAGCGGTCGAGTCGGGGTGTGGCGGCCTCATCTCGAGAGCATACATGAGGATCCATGA